The following proteins are co-located in the Bradyrhizobium sp. AZCC 2176 genome:
- a CDS encoding 2-hydroxyacid dehydrogenase produces the protein MSVKKKPLVVVTRKLPDSIETRMRELFDARLNLDDTPMTPEQIADAVRTADVLVPTVTDMISEGILKDPDCKLRMIANFGNGVDNIDVTAAHARGITVTNTPKVLTEDTADMTMALILAVPRRLIEGSTILTEGKNWEGWSPTWMLGHRIGGKRLGIVGMGRIGQAVARRARAFGLQIHYHNRRPVAPIIAEELGATYWESLDQMLARMDIISVNCPHTPATYHLLSARRLKLIRKDAYIVNTARGGVIDEDTLIKLIEAGDIGGAGLDVYEHEPAVNPKLVRLAKAGKVTLLPHMGSATIEGRVEMGEKVIINIRTFLDNHKPPDRVLPSML, from the coding sequence ATGTCGGTCAAGAAAAAACCTCTCGTCGTCGTCACCCGCAAGCTGCCGGACTCGATCGAGACCCGGATGCGCGAGCTGTTCGACGCGAGGTTGAATCTCGACGACACACCGATGACGCCGGAACAGATCGCGGACGCGGTCCGCACCGCCGACGTGCTGGTGCCGACCGTCACCGACATGATCAGCGAAGGGATCCTGAAAGATCCCGACTGCAAGCTGCGCATGATAGCCAATTTCGGCAACGGCGTCGACAATATCGACGTCACGGCCGCGCATGCGCGCGGCATCACGGTGACCAACACGCCGAAAGTGCTGACCGAAGACACTGCCGACATGACCATGGCGCTGATTCTTGCGGTGCCGCGGCGGCTGATCGAGGGCTCCACCATCCTGACCGAGGGCAAGAACTGGGAGGGGTGGTCGCCGACCTGGATGCTCGGCCACCGGATCGGCGGCAAGCGGCTCGGCATCGTCGGGATGGGCCGCATCGGGCAGGCCGTGGCCCGCCGGGCGCGCGCCTTCGGGCTGCAGATCCACTATCACAACCGCCGCCCCGTAGCGCCCATAATCGCCGAGGAGCTCGGCGCGACCTATTGGGAAAGCCTCGACCAGATGCTGGCGCGGATGGACATCATCTCGGTGAACTGTCCGCATACGCCGGCAACCTACCACCTGCTCTCGGCGCGGCGGCTGAAGCTGATCCGAAAAGACGCCTACATCGTCAACACCGCGCGCGGCGGGGTGATCGACGAGGACACGCTGATCAAGCTGATCGAAGCCGGCGACATCGGCGGCGCCGGCCTCGACGTCTATGAGCACGAGCCCGCGGTCAATCCAAAGCTGGTGCGGCTCGCCAAGGCCGGCAAGGTGACGCTGCTGCCGCATATGGGCTCGGCCACCATCGAAGGCCGCGTCGAGATGGGCGAGAAGGTGATCATCAACATCAGAACCTTCCTCGACAACCACAAGCCGCCGGACCGCGTGCTGCCCAGCATGCTGTGA
- a CDS encoding SH3 domain-containing protein produces the protein MALGRFCSVAVLAGCWLLASVSTGFSAKDSAITTSGLPVPRYVSLKSDHVNVRAGPTKDNDVAWVYTRSGLPVEITAEFENWRRVRDSEGSEGWVYHSLLSGRRTAVVTMKTKDGLAPLYDRPDPASAIAARLQVGVVAQVKKCANGWCRVIGNGFDGWIEQQRLWGVYADEKVE, from the coding sequence ATGGCGTTGGGGCGTTTCTGTTCGGTGGCGGTGCTGGCGGGATGCTGGCTTTTGGCATCGGTCAGCACAGGATTCTCGGCCAAGGATTCGGCCATCACCACGAGCGGCCTGCCGGTGCCGCGATATGTCAGCCTCAAATCCGACCATGTGAATGTCCGGGCCGGTCCGACCAAGGATAACGACGTCGCCTGGGTCTATACTCGTTCGGGCCTGCCGGTCGAAATCACCGCCGAGTTCGAGAACTGGCGCCGCGTGCGCGATTCCGAAGGCTCGGAGGGCTGGGTCTATCATTCGCTACTGTCCGGTCGCCGCACTGCGGTCGTCACCATGAAGACCAAGGACGGGCTGGCCCCGCTCTATGACCGTCCGGATCCCGCCAGCGCGATTGCGGCCCGCCTGCAGGTCGGGGTCGTCGCCCAGGTCAAGAAATGCGCCAATGGCTGGTGCCGCGTGATTGGCAACGGCTTTGACGGCTGGATCGAGCAGCAAAGGCTGTGGGGCGTCTACGCCGACGAGAAGGTGGAGTGA
- the irrA gene encoding iron response transcriptional regulator IrrA: MNDQASPLNDDGIDPAARAAGHQPALTGCPWHDVNEMLQAAGLRPTRQRMALGWLLFGKGARHLTAEMLYEEATLAKVPVSLATVYNTLNQLTDAGLLRQVSVDGTKTYFDTNVTAHHHFYLENNHELVDIPDPHLVLSKMPDVPEGYEIARVDMVVRLRKKR; encoded by the coding sequence ATGAACGACCAAGCCTCGCCCCTGAACGACGACGGTATCGATCCGGCCGCCCGTGCTGCCGGACATCAGCCGGCGTTGACCGGCTGTCCCTGGCACGACGTCAACGAAATGCTGCAGGCCGCCGGTCTCCGGCCGACTCGCCAGCGCATGGCGTTGGGCTGGCTCCTGTTCGGCAAGGGCGCCCGCCATCTGACGGCGGAAATGCTGTACGAGGAAGCAACGCTGGCCAAGGTGCCGGTGTCGCTGGCGACCGTTTACAACACGCTCAATCAGCTTACCGATGCGGGTCTGTTGCGCCAGGTTTCGGTCGACGGCACCAAGACCTATTTCGACACCAACGTCACCGCGCACCACCACTTCTATCTCGAGAACAACCACGAGCTGGTGGACATTCCCGATCCGCATCTGGTGCTGTCGAAGATGCCCGACGTGCCGGAAGGCTATGAAATCGCCCGCGTCGACATGGTCGTGCGGCTGCGCAAGAAGCGCTGA
- the fabA gene encoding bifunctional 3-hydroxydecanoyl-ACP dehydratase/trans-2-decenoyl-ACP isomerase: protein MLERRSGYEYEDLLACGRGEMFGPGNAQLPLPPMLMFDRITEITEKGGEFGKGLIRAELDVKSDLWFFGCHFKNDPVMPGCLGLDAMWQMVGFYLGWIGGEGRGRALGLGELKFSGQVLPNVRKVVYNVDMKRVMRAKLVLGVADGWLSMDGEIIYRAKDLKVGLFKQGTAPA, encoded by the coding sequence ATGCTGGAACGGCGCAGCGGTTACGAATACGAGGATTTGCTGGCCTGTGGCCGCGGCGAGATGTTCGGTCCCGGCAATGCGCAGCTGCCGTTGCCGCCGATGCTGATGTTCGACCGCATCACCGAAATTACCGAAAAAGGTGGCGAGTTCGGCAAGGGCCTGATCCGGGCCGAACTCGATGTGAAGTCGGACCTGTGGTTTTTCGGCTGCCATTTCAAAAACGATCCAGTCATGCCCGGCTGTCTCGGCCTCGATGCGATGTGGCAGATGGTCGGTTTCTATCTGGGCTGGATCGGCGGCGAGGGACGCGGCCGGGCGCTGGGGCTGGGCGAATTGAAGTTCTCCGGCCAGGTGCTGCCGAACGTCCGCAAGGTTGTGTACAACGTCGACATGAAACGCGTGATGCGTGCAAAGCTGGTGCTTGGCGTTGCCGACGGCTGGCTTTCCATGGATGGCGAGATTATCTATCGCGCCAAGGATCTGAAGGTCGGGCTGTTCAAGCAGGGCACCGCGCCTGCCTGA
- the fabB gene encoding beta-ketoacyl-ACP synthase I — MRRVVITGMGIVSSIGNNTQEVLASLHEAKSGIKRADKYAELGFRSQVQGAPTLNPADVVDRRAMRFLGEGAAWNHIAMEQAIQDSGLSPEEVSDVRTGIIMGSGGPSARTIVEAADITRSKGPKRVGPFAVPKAMSSTASATLATWFKIKGVNYSISSACATSNHCIGNAYETIQIGKQDVIFAGGCEELDWSLSVLFDAMGAMSSKYNDTPATASRPYDISRDGFVIAGGAGVVVLEELEHAKARGARIYAEVVGYGATSDGYDMVAPSGEGAERCMRMAMSTVKTPIDYINPHATSTPAGDPPEIEAIRRVFGTGDKCPPISATKALTGHSLGATGVQEAIYSLLMMNNGFVCESANITELDPVFADMPIVRKRIDNAKLGTVLSNSFGFGGTNATLVFKRMDA, encoded by the coding sequence ATGAGGCGGGTTGTCATCACGGGGATGGGGATTGTCTCGTCCATCGGAAACAACACCCAGGAAGTGCTTGCGAGCCTTCACGAGGCGAAATCCGGGATCAAGCGCGCGGACAAATACGCCGAGTTGGGCTTCCGTTCGCAGGTGCAGGGCGCCCCGACGCTCAATCCGGCCGACGTGGTCGACCGCCGCGCGATGCGCTTCCTCGGCGAGGGCGCGGCGTGGAATCACATCGCGATGGAGCAGGCGATCCAGGACTCCGGGCTTTCGCCGGAGGAAGTCTCCGACGTCCGCACCGGCATCATCATGGGATCGGGCGGACCGTCCGCCCGCACCATCGTCGAAGCCGCCGACATCACGCGAAGCAAGGGGCCGAAGCGGGTTGGACCATTTGCTGTGCCGAAGGCAATGTCGTCGACGGCGTCGGCCACGCTCGCGACCTGGTTCAAGATCAAGGGCGTGAATTATTCGATCTCGTCGGCCTGCGCGACGTCGAATCATTGCATCGGCAACGCGTATGAGACGATCCAGATCGGCAAGCAGGATGTGATCTTCGCCGGCGGCTGCGAGGAGCTCGACTGGTCGCTGTCGGTGCTGTTCGACGCCATGGGCGCGATGTCCTCGAAATACAACGATACACCCGCCACCGCCTCGCGCCCCTACGACATCAGCCGCGACGGTTTTGTCATTGCCGGCGGCGCCGGCGTGGTGGTGTTGGAAGAGCTCGAACACGCCAAGGCGCGCGGCGCGCGCATCTACGCCGAAGTGGTCGGCTATGGCGCGACGTCAGACGGTTACGACATGGTCGCGCCGTCGGGCGAGGGCGCCGAGCGCTGCATGCGCATGGCGATGTCGACCGTGAAGACCCCGATCGACTACATCAACCCGCATGCGACCTCGACGCCCGCCGGCGATCCCCCGGAAATCGAAGCGATCCGAAGGGTGTTCGGCACCGGCGACAAGTGTCCGCCGATTTCGGCGACCAAGGCGCTGACCGGGCACTCGCTCGGCGCCACCGGCGTGCAGGAAGCGATCTATTCGCTTTTGATGATGAACAACGGCTTCGTCTGCGAGAGCGCCAACATCACCGAGCTCGATCCTGTGTTTGCCGACATGCCGATCGTGCGCAAGCGCATCGACAACGCCAAGCTCGGCACTGTGCTGTCGAACTCCTTCGGCTTCGGCGGCACCAACGCCACGCTGGTGTTCAAGCGGATGGATGCGTGA
- the fabV gene encoding enoyl-ACP reductase FabV, whose protein sequence is MIIEPRVRGFICTTAHPVGCARNVRDQIAYVLRQGGIPECPKRVAVLGCSTGYGLASRIVATFAGGADTIGVSLEREPSASRTGSAGWYNNRAFEIEARKIGRSPLTLEGDAFSDELKKTFIDRVREKFGQLDLLVYSMAAPVRTDPDTGQTYRSAIKPLGAPVDIKTLNTETGEVFETTITPASEDEATATVAVMGGDDWKRWIDQLADAGVLAPGFRTLNYTYIGSELTWPIYWQGTLGRAKVDLDRKAEAIRNRLGQDAARVVALKAVVTQASSAIPVVPLYGTVLFRVMKQLGLHEGCIEQIDRLFRTRLGPSVEVDEAQRVRLDDWELSPEVQTEVSRRWPLLSTETLGELADLPEYRSQFLRLFGFGIDGVDYSQDVDPCVVA, encoded by the coding sequence ATGATTATCGAACCGCGCGTGCGAGGCTTCATCTGCACGACGGCACATCCTGTCGGCTGCGCCAGAAACGTCCGCGATCAAATCGCTTATGTTCTCCGTCAGGGGGGCATTCCAGAGTGCCCCAAGCGCGTCGCTGTGCTGGGCTGTTCAACGGGGTATGGCCTCGCGAGCCGCATTGTTGCGACCTTCGCCGGAGGGGCAGACACCATCGGCGTGTCACTGGAGCGCGAGCCCTCAGCAAGCAGAACAGGTAGCGCCGGCTGGTACAACAACCGCGCATTTGAAATCGAGGCCCGGAAGATCGGACGATCTCCCCTCACGCTGGAGGGCGACGCCTTCTCCGACGAGTTGAAGAAAACCTTCATCGACCGTGTGCGCGAAAAGTTCGGACAGCTCGACTTGCTGGTCTACAGCATGGCTGCTCCGGTGCGGACCGATCCGGACACGGGCCAGACGTATCGCTCGGCGATCAAGCCGCTCGGCGCCCCCGTCGACATCAAGACCCTGAACACTGAAACCGGCGAGGTCTTCGAGACGACCATTACGCCGGCGAGCGAGGATGAAGCGACCGCCACGGTGGCGGTGATGGGCGGCGATGACTGGAAGCGCTGGATCGACCAGCTCGCGGACGCCGGCGTCCTGGCGCCAGGCTTCCGGACGCTCAACTACACGTATATCGGCAGCGAACTGACTTGGCCTATCTACTGGCAAGGTACTTTGGGGCGCGCCAAGGTCGATCTCGACCGCAAGGCGGAAGCGATCCGGAACCGGCTCGGCCAGGACGCGGCGCGTGTGGTGGCGCTGAAGGCCGTGGTCACCCAGGCGAGTTCGGCCATTCCGGTGGTGCCGCTCTATGGCACGGTGCTGTTCAGGGTCATGAAGCAGCTCGGGCTCCACGAAGGATGCATCGAACAGATCGACCGCCTGTTCCGGACGCGCCTTGGCCCGAGTGTCGAAGTTGACGAGGCCCAGCGCGTCAGACTCGACGACTGGGAGCTTTCGCCCGAAGTTCAGACGGAGGTGTCGCGACGATGGCCCCTCCTCTCCACAGAAACGCTCGGCGAATTGGCAGACCTTCCTGAATACAGGAGCCAATTCCTTCGCCTGTTCGGATTTGGCATCGACGGCGTCGATTACTCACAGGACGTGGACCCTTGCGTCGTCGCGTGA
- a CDS encoding GNAT family N-acetyltransferase has product MSQISIRPARSDEYDEIARVWMNSWVSTGLEGASDTLLEKLRARVPMEVEKGWSLYVADGNGVLALHLSNLRLDQLFVAPQYQSDGLGRRLLAFTRQQLPDEIWLRCVRENEKAWRWYEREGFAFEREQVEPMTGFVMKYYRWKKEGAAP; this is encoded by the coding sequence GTGTCACAAATCAGCATCCGACCAGCCCGATCAGACGAATATGACGAGATCGCCCGCGTCTGGATGAACAGCTGGGTCTCGACCGGGCTGGAAGGCGCCAGCGATACGCTGCTGGAAAAATTACGCGCGCGTGTCCCGATGGAAGTGGAAAAGGGCTGGAGCCTTTACGTCGCCGACGGCAATGGCGTGCTGGCCTTGCATCTGTCCAACCTGCGTCTCGACCAGTTGTTCGTCGCGCCGCAATATCAAAGTGATGGTCTCGGGCGGCGCTTGCTTGCCTTCACGCGACAACAATTGCCGGATGAAATCTGGCTGCGCTGCGTGCGCGAGAACGAAAAGGCCTGGCGCTGGTACGAGCGCGAAGGCTTTGCGTTCGAGAGGGAGCAGGTCGAGCCGATGACGGGCTTTGTGATGAAATACTACCGGTGGAAGAAAGAAGGAGCCGCCCCATGA
- a CDS encoding LysR substrate-binding domain-containing protein: MIQMTLRQLRYFDALARHGHFGRAAEACSISQPALSMQIKEMEETLGGVLLERSARQVTLTKFGEEIVQRVREILRSVDELGDFARASRDRLAGRLRIGMIPTIAPYLLPKVIENLARMHPELDIHVRETLTPKLIKEVAEGRLDTAIVALPVSEPSLTEVACFSENFLLVRPGEDEGTPVPSHETLREMRLLLLEEGHCFRDQALSFCNMQSPPREVLDASSLSTLVQMVGAGIGVTLIPEMAVAVETRSASVSVARFRNPQPSRTIGMVWRKTSPLAAQLQQISEVVCLAADALREARTAKSPSRKSRA; encoded by the coding sequence ATGATCCAGATGACGCTCAGACAGCTTCGCTACTTCGATGCGCTGGCACGTCACGGCCATTTCGGACGTGCCGCAGAGGCGTGTTCCATCTCGCAGCCGGCGCTGTCGATGCAAATCAAGGAAATGGAGGAAACCCTCGGCGGCGTGCTGCTGGAGCGAAGCGCACGGCAAGTGACGCTGACGAAATTCGGCGAAGAGATCGTCCAGCGCGTCCGCGAGATCCTGCGATCGGTCGATGAACTCGGCGATTTTGCACGCGCGTCGCGGGACCGGCTCGCGGGCCGCCTGCGCATCGGGATGATCCCGACGATTGCGCCCTATCTGCTGCCCAAGGTGATCGAGAACCTCGCGCGCATGCATCCGGAACTCGACATTCACGTTCGCGAGACGCTGACGCCGAAGCTGATCAAGGAAGTCGCCGAAGGCCGGCTGGATACGGCGATCGTGGCGCTGCCGGTATCGGAACCCTCGCTGACCGAGGTCGCGTGTTTTTCGGAAAATTTCCTGCTGGTGCGCCCGGGCGAGGATGAGGGAACGCCGGTGCCGAGCCATGAGACGCTACGCGAAATGCGGCTCTTGCTGCTCGAAGAGGGGCACTGTTTTCGCGACCAGGCGCTGTCGTTCTGCAACATGCAATCACCGCCGCGGGAGGTGCTGGACGCAAGCTCGCTGTCGACGCTCGTTCAAATGGTCGGCGCCGGCATCGGCGTTACCCTGATCCCGGAAATGGCGGTGGCGGTGGAAACACGCTCGGCGTCGGTCTCCGTCGCCCGCTTCAGGAATCCGCAACCGTCGCGAACCATCGGCATGGTCTGGCGCAAGACAAGCCCGCTCGCCGCACAACTCCAGCAGATCTCCGAAGTGGTATGCCTCGCCGCCGACGCGTTGCGCGAAGCGCGCACGGCGAAATCACCATCGCGGAAATCGCGAGCCTGA